The Acidimicrobiia bacterium sequence TCATCCCGATCCACCCGTCGCCGAGCCGGGCGGCGCGGCGCAGCGCGGCGTCGCTCTCGCCGCCGACGAGGATCGGCGGCCAGGGGCGCTGGGTCGGCTTCGGCTCGAAGACGGCGCCGTCGAAGGAGAAGAACTCCCCGTGGTGCGACACCACCTCTTCGGTCCAGAGCCGCTGGCACACCTCGAGGGCCTCGTCGACGCGCCGGCCCCGCCGGTGGAAGTCGAGCTGCGCCGCCACCCACTCCTCCTCGAGCCAGCTGGCGCCGACGCCGAACTCGGCCCGGCCCCCCGACACGAGGTCGAGGGTCTGCACGCCGCGGGCGGCGACGAAGGGGTGGCGCAGCCCGACGTTGTACACGTGGGTGCCGAGCCGCACCCGCTCGGTGCGGCCGGCGAGGTACGCCAGGTAGGCGAAGGCGTCGAAGATCGGTGTGGTGGGCGGGACGGGCGGGTGCTCCTCGCCGGGATGCGGCGACCGGCTCATCCGGCTGGTGAAGATCAGGTGCTCGGGGAGCCACACCGACTCGAAGCCGAGCCGCTCGGCCTCGAGGGTGCAGTCGACGAAGAACGCCGGGTTCAGACGGCCGAGCGCGATCCCGAACTTCACCGGGCGCGCTCGTCGTCGGGCCGGCCGCTCATGCGTGCGTCACGTACGAGCCGTCGTCGCGGCGATGCCAGCCCCCGGCCGCGAGGTTGCCGCCGTCGACGTGGATCGTCGTGCCGGTGACGAAGCGGCTGAGGTCGCCGGCCAGGAAGACGGTCGCGGCGGCGACGTCGTCGACGTCCCCCTGGATCGGCAGCGGCGTGTGCACCGCCACCGGCCCGATGCCGGGCGTCGGGATCACGTCCGGGGCGATGCAGTTGACGCGGATGCGCCGCGGCCCGAGCTCGAGGGCGAGGGACTTCGTCAGGCTGGTCACCGCGGCCTTCATCGCCGAGTAGACCGCGTAGCCCGGCGCGGCCCGGTGGGCCTCGATCGACGTGAGGTTCACGATCGAGCCGCCGCGGTCGGCCATGGTCGCGACGACCGGGCGCACGAGGTTCGTCACGCTCACGAAGTTCTCGCGGATCAGCGCGTCCTGACCCTTGGCGCTGACGCCGAGGAAGTCGGCGACGAACCCGCCACCGGCGTTGTTGACCAGCACGTCGATCGGCCCGAGCTCCTGCGCCGCCGTCGCCACGAACCCGCGGCACGCCTCCTCCTCACGGACGTCGAGCTCGGCCGCGACGACGCGCCGGCCCTCGGCCTCGACCGCGTCTGCGGTGGCGTCGAGCCCCGTGACGTCGCGGTCGCAGATCGCCACGTGCGCGCCGAAGCGAGCCAGGGCGACGGCGGTCGCCTCGCCGATGCCGACCGCGGCGCCCGTGACCACGGCGACCCGGTCGGTCAGCAAGGCCGCCGACGGGTCGAGGGTCACGGCGCCGGACAGTACCCGCCGGCTGCCAGTAGCGTCGGGCCTCGTGGGCTACTCCGTCGAAGGCAAGCACGTGCTCGTGACCGGTGCGTCGTCGGGCATCGGCGCCGCGATCGCCGAAGGCTGCGCGCGTCGTGGCGCGACGGTCGGGATCTGCGCGCGCCGTGGGGACCGGCTCCAGGCCGTGCTCGAGCGACTCCGGGAGCACTCGCCCGGCTCCCGCGCGTGGACCGTCGACCTGGCCGACCTCGACGGAATCGCCGCCTTCGCGGCGCGAGCCGAGCGGGAGCTGGATGGCGTCGACGTGCTCGTGAACAACGCCGGGATCCCGAAGCGCCGGCACGTGACGCGGCTGGAGCCCGACGAGGTCGAGGCGGTCATGCGGATCAACTACTTCTCGCCCGTGCGCCTCACCCTTGCGCTGCTGCCGGGACTCGTCGATCGAGCCGGGCGGATCGTGAACATCTCGTCGGTGGCGGCGCGGCTCGGTCCGCCGATCGAGGCGGCCTACGCCGCCAGCAAGGCCGCGATCACGGCCTTCTCCGAGTCGATGGCGGTCGACCTGCGCGACACCGAGCTGCTGGTGCACGTGGTGAACCCCGGCGTCCTGGACACGGAGCTGTTCCACCTGCCCGACAACGAGGCCGGGTTCCACGACTCGGTCGAGATGCTCCCCGTCGACGCGATCGTCGAGCCCGTCCTCGCCCAGCTCGACGCCGGGACCTTCGAGGGCTACGTCCCGGGCTGGTTCGCCGACATCGTGGCCGGGAAGTTCGGGGACCCGGACGCCTTCCTCGCCGGGACGAAGGAGTACGCCCGGACGAAGTCGTCGTAGACCACGATCAGCGGGCCGGCGGCCGCCGGACCGCCCGTGGCGTCACTCGAGGAGCTCGGGCTGCTCGGCCACGATCCACTCGTAGAGCGGCGAGAAGCTGAACCACCCGGCGACGTGCGACCCCACCTGGCTGGCGGTGAGCGCAGCAGCCTCCGGCGAGATGTGCACCGGCGTGCCGGCGGCCTCGGCGAGCAGCTGGGCCTGGCAGGAACGCTCCATGGTGATGAACCACCAGACCGCCTCGTCGACGCTATGCCCGACGGTGAGCAGCCCGTGGTTGCGCAGGATGAGGGCCTTGTTGTCGCCGAGCGCATGCGCGAGGCGCTTGCCCTCCTCGAGGTCGAGGACCACGCCCGTGTAGTCGTCAAACAGGGCGTGGTCCGGGTAGAAGGCGCACGCGTCCTGG is a genomic window containing:
- a CDS encoding LLM class F420-dependent oxidoreductase, which produces MKFGIALGRLNPAFFVDCTLEAERLGFESVWLPEHLIFTSRMSRSPHPGEEHPPVPPTTPIFDAFAYLAYLAGRTERVRLGTHVYNVGLRHPFVAARGVQTLDLVSGGRAEFGVGASWLEEEWVAAQLDFHRRGRRVDEALEVCQRLWTEEVVSHHGEFFSFDGAVFEPKPTQRPWPPILVGGESDAALRRAARLGDGWIGMSHDFESGARQVTRLRALRAEAGRDAERFEVCLGGPVAGPDDVRRWEELGVTRLIVSPWARSREARTGMADFASLVGLSPTAGAR
- a CDS encoding SDR family NAD(P)-dependent oxidoreductase; translated protein: MTLDPSAALLTDRVAVVTGAAVGIGEATAVALARFGAHVAICDRDVTGLDATADAVEAEGRRVVAAELDVREEEACRGFVATAAQELGPIDVLVNNAGGGFVADFLGVSAKGQDALIRENFVSVTNLVRPVVATMADRGGSIVNLTSIEAHRAAPGYAVYSAMKAAVTSLTKSLALELGPRRIRVNCIAPDVIPTPGIGPVAVHTPLPIQGDVDDVAAATVFLAGDLSRFVTGTTIHVDGGNLAAGGWHRRDDGSYVTHA
- a CDS encoding SDR family NAD(P)-dependent oxidoreductase, whose product is MGYSVEGKHVLVTGASSGIGAAIAEGCARRGATVGICARRGDRLQAVLERLREHSPGSRAWTVDLADLDGIAAFAARAERELDGVDVLVNNAGIPKRRHVTRLEPDEVEAVMRINYFSPVRLTLALLPGLVDRAGRIVNISSVAARLGPPIEAAYAASKAAITAFSESMAVDLRDTELLVHVVNPGVLDTELFHLPDNEAGFHDSVEMLPVDAIVEPVLAQLDAGTFEGYVPGWFADIVAGKFGDPDAFLAGTKEYARTKSS